GTAATCGGCGCAACGGGGTTCGCGGCAAAGTTTGGCCAGGTCAGGGTTGATCGGCACCTGGTGGGCCGGGATCAGGCAGGCCTCATCTGCGCCAGCGGCGTAGGCCCGGATGATCAGTTCATCCATAATGATATTCTTCCTGATTGGGGAAAAAAGCAGCTGATGGCCTGGCGGATTTTTACCAGAGCGCAATTATGCTGTGGAACTGCCTGATCAGTCAAATATTCTGAGTGTTTTTTCAGTAGATTTGCTCGTGAACCCTGTTTTCAGAGGGTGGGCTGCCGGCTTAAAGAAGTATGACCAATTTAGTCTCCTTTTGCAGGGTCGATTGTGCTAAGCTTGATTCGACACTGGAAAGGAGAATCGCTATGGGCTCACAATGGAAAATCGACGGAACCTATTTTGAGACCTGCAACTGTGATGCCGCCTGCCCCTGCGTTTTCTTGAGTGCCCCCACCACAGGCGACTGTACGGCGCTCGTCGGCTGGCATATTGCCAGCGGTCATTTCGGCGACCTCGATCTGCACGATCTCAACGCCGTGATGGCCGTTCATTCCCCCGGCCACATGGCCGAAGTCCCCTGGCAGGCTGCGCTCTATGTGGACAGCAAGGGGGACTCCGCGCAGCAGGATGCCCTGACCCGGATTTTTTCCGGACAGGCTGGAGGCCATCCGGCCATGTTGGCCTCCCATGTCGGGGATTTTCTCGGGGTTAAAAGCGTTGCCATTGAATACCAGGGGAGCGGTAAAAAACGCAGCCTCAACATCAGCGGAATTGCTGCCGCTGAAATTGAAGCCATCAGCGGCCAGGGCGGCGGGGAAACGACCGTTGCCGGACACCCTCTTTGTATTGCTCCCGGGTTTCCGCTGGTGGTTGCCCGGTCCAGCCAGGTCCATTACGATGATCACCAGCTGCACTGGGAAATGTCCCGGAAAAATGGCTTCTATTCGCCCTTTGCCTATCACGGATGAGCACGGCCGAACAGGTCTATAGCCGCGACCGGGCGCTGGTTCTTGGCGGATTGGCTGGGCTTTGTCTGCTCGCCTGGCTGTATCTGTTCTATCTGGGCTGGATGATGGGGCGGATGCCGACCACCATGGCCGAACCTCAGCTGCAGGGCTGGACCCTTGCCGAGGCCATGTTATGTTTTGTCATGTGGGCGGTGATGATGGTCGGCATGATGGTCCCTTCCGCAGCACCGATGGTCATGGTTTTCGCCCGGACCTGCCGCCAACGCAGCTGCCAGGGTGAGCCTTACGTGCCGACCGGCCTGTTTGTTTTTGGATACCTGCTCATCTGGGCTCTTTTCAGCCTTCTTGCGACCACAGCCCAATGGGGCCTGCATGTTACGGCCCAGTTTTCCCCCACCATGCTCAAAAGTACAAGCCCGTTGCTTGGCAGCGCTATCCTGGTCGCCGCCGGGGTTTTCCAGTGGACCGACCTCAAACAGCGCTGTCTGAGACACTGCCGTTCGCCCTTGAATTTCTTGCTCAACGAATGGCGTGACGGTCGCCAGGGAGCTGTCATTATGGGACTGCGGCATGGGATCTTCTGCCTCGGCTGCTGCTGGGCGTTGATGGGGTTACTGTTCGTCACCGGAGTCATGAACCTGCTGTGGGTGGCGCTGATCAGTATCTTTGTTCTGGCGGAGAAAGTTTTGCCGTTTGCACGCTGGATCAGCGGGATTGCGGGAGGTCTGCTGGTCGGTTGGGGGATCTGGCTGTTAACGATCTGATGCCGGGTTGTGCCTCTTTCAGCGGGGACACCAGGTTCAAATCAGGCTCCTGCCGCTATTTTTCGAGGGGGGAGGGTTGTCTGTATCTGGTGACCCAGCTTTTCAGCTCTGCCGGGAGTTTTTGAAAGTGCATGTAATCTATGCTTCCCTGCGTCCAGTTTCCGCCCCATTCCCAGCCTGCCTGTTTAAACGCCTGAACCACCGCGGATTCAGCTGTCAGCGTTCCCGGCGCAGAAGGGACATAGGCCGCGCCAGGCGGAATAATGAGTGCCCCTTTGCTATAAGGATTCTGGCGGGGATTGATATCGATCGCCAACCCCAGGGCGTGCATGGACAGACGTGCACCAACAACGACCGGTCGCCAGACATACCCAGAACTGTTGTCGGTGTCCGCGGATAGGCCGTAAGGGCCTTTTTCCTGGATCAGGGGATGGGCAATAGGCAGCGCCGATGCAATGGGAAAACGACTGATTCTGATCGTCTCGAAAATGTTGCGGATGTCATTTGCCAGGGTCTGGTGAATGACCACTTGCCCCTGGTGCAGGTTGCCGTCGAATCCGTAATAGCGGACCGCAACCACCACCAGTTGCTGTTGAATATCCGCGTTGACATCAGGCGGTTGATGGCTATAGATGGCCTGTTCTCTGCTGAGTTGGCTGTCAATCCGGAGCGGACTGCAGCCGATGAGCAGCAGTAGTAAAAGCAGGAGCCAGTAACGGTAGGGAATTTTCATCATGGCGCTGTGAAATGGTCAGGCAAATAGTTTCCGTTCCGTCGGGAACAGCAGGCATTCTAACAGAAACAGCGCCTTCTGCAGCAGCTTTCTCCGCTGAAAAAAACGTGACTGCCAGCGCGATTTTTCCCCCTTAACGGACTGGGGCATATGTTGCGCCCTGAGCAAGGACGGAAAACTGCGGGCTCGGATCTTTCACAATATGGGCGGCCGGGAGCGGCCGGGAAATGAGATAGCCTTGGGCCTGATCACAACCGAGCAGTCTGAGGGCATGTAAGGTTTCCTGGTTTTCGACTCCTTCGGCGATGACGTTCAGGCCGAGGCCATGGGCCAGTTCCACCGTCGATTTGATAATGATCCGATCCTGTTCGCTGCAGAGCATGTTCTGCACAAACGACATGTCTATTTTCAGGGCTTCGATGGGCAACTTGTTCAGCAGGGTCAGGGATGAATAACCGGTCCCGTAATCGTCGATGGAGATGCTGATGCCCAGATCGACGATGCGGCGAAGAACTTTTCCAGCGCTGTTCGGGTCGGCGATAATCGCAGTTTCGGTCAGTTCAATTTCCAGGGCTCCCGGCGGAATGGCATATTCGGCAAACAGTTCCTGAAGCAGGTCCGGCAGCCCCTGATCCAGCAGCATGCGGGGGCTTAGGTTGACCGCAATGGGGACTGGCCGGCCCGCATCGGCCAGCTTGCGCCACTGGCGTATGCACATGGTGAAAATGACCTGGGTCAGCGGTGCGACGATATCGCTGTTTTCCGCATAAGGGATGAACCGGTTCGGCGGGATCATCCCTTTATCCGGATGATCCCAGCGGACCAGTGCCTCATAGCCGACCAGGCGGAAGTTGTCGAGAGCTATTTTCGGCTGATATACCATCATCAATTGTGCGTTGTTGATGGCATAGTGCAACTCTGACATCAACTGCAACTGCTCCTGGGAATGAAGGTCCTGGGATTTTTCGTAAAAGCGGATATCGTGGATGTCTCCTTTCGCCAGATACATGGCCATATCTGCTTTGCGCAGTAGCTCAGACTCTGAATCACCGTGTTCCGGATAGCAGGAGATTCCCAAGCTGGTACTGATGGTAATTTCGAGCCCCATCACATAAAAGGGATCGCCAAAAAGATCAATAATGCGCTGGGCCAGCTGGGCGATCTCATGGCCATCGTCATAGGCCGGCAGCAGAAAAACAAACTCATCGCCACCCAGTCGGGCAACTTCAATATTGGCAAGTTTCTTTTTAAAGCGGGCGGCAAGATCTTTCAGCAATTGGTCCCCGGCCTGATGCCCCAGGGTGTCATTGATCTCTTTGAATTTATTCAGATCCATCAGCGCGATGGCAAATTTTTCGCCCTTGGTTCTCGCCTCTGCCAAGCGCTGATCAAGCAGCGCTTTGAACCAGTGTCGGTTCGGCAGGTCGGTCAGTGAATCGTGGGTGGCCTGGTAAGTGAGCAGGTCTGCGTTGCGGACTGCACGGGTCACGTCCTGAACCACGGATAACACCCCGCGCACCTGGCCGGTCTCGTCCCGCAAGGGGGTGTTGGTCCAGTCGCAGATGATCTCTTGTCCAGTTTTGGTGCGGTTTTTCCCGCGGCGGTGGGCGGTCTCGTCACCCGCCATCAATTTGGCCTTGACCTCGTCGGTTTTGGGTATCATTTCTGGCGGAACGATAATGTCGTAAGGGTGTTTCCCGAAAGCTTCTGCCTCGGAGTAGCCGAATATTTTTTCTGCCGCTTTGTTCCAGTGGGCGACCTTGAAATTCTTATCCCAGGTGATGCAGCCCAAGGGCATGCGATTGACCAGTAATTTCATCTCCTGGCCGTAGGTGTCGGTTATTTTTTCGTGTAGCTTTTGGCTGGTAATATCCTTAAACAGGACCAGCAACTCGTTGAGTTCGCCGGTATCGTCCAGAGCGGGGCTGACACTCATGCTGAGCCATTTGCCATGCTCGGTGTGAAAAAAGTCTTTGCGTAACGGCTGTTTGCTCTGAAAAACTTCTTCGCAGGGGCAATTGAGGCAGGGAGCCTGAAGATCGAACAGGGAATAGCATTTTTTGCCGATAATGTCCCGGCTGCGGCTGCCGAAATACCGATAACCGGCTTCATTCATGTGAATGATGTGGTGTTCGCGGTCCTGCAGATACATGACTTCGGACATCGTGTTCAAGACTGCTTGCAATAACTGGTACTGGCTTCTTTTATTCACGGAACCCCCTCGTTGGTGGGTGAAAGAACAGAGAAGTCGAGCCCTGAAGTGTATTAATACAGTCTAAGAGTTGACTTTACGTGAAAGTCGGTTATTTATCAAGGGATTAGTGATCTGACCTCGAACAGAATGAGTTGGTATGCTTTTTTGCTGGAAAAAATCGCCGGCAGATTTTTCCCAACCTGCCGGAGGATTGCTCAAATTAACTGGCTGAACCGACCACAACGGTCCATTCCCGAATCCGCCAGGTCGGGACCAACCTGTTGACCACATAGGGATCATTGCTGACAAAGTCTTCGATGATTGATTTATCCTTAACCTTGAAGGCGATTGCGGCCCCATCTGCAGGATTGGCAAAAGCTCCTCCCAAAAGCAGTTCGCCACGTTTAGCATAGTTTTGCACATGGGCCAAGTGAGCTTCCCGAAAAGGGGTACGCAACTCCAGGATGTTGTCGACATAGTCGTAGAAGAGTAAAAAATACATGGAAATCTCCTTTTGGGATCGGTATTTAAGAACGCTGGATTATTTGTAGCCATTTTACACGAGGTAAAGCAGATTTGCTGGAGATGGCTTGATAAAGTTTGAAACGTTCCCGGGACGCGATGGATGGACGCGCCGAGGGTCTCGAAAAACAGATCCAAGGGTCTGTTCAGGCTTCGCTTGAAATGAACATAAACTTGAAATCGTGCTTCGAACCCTGAAATCGCAACCAAGGTTGGGGCTCAAAGAGGAAGAGGCGGCCAAAATCGCCAGTTTCCTGGAACGATTGTCTGGAGAACAGCCTGAAATCAGACATCAGGTTGAACCGGATCCTGATTTTTTTCGAACCTGATCTCCTCAACCCTTCTTTGCTCATATGAGCGAAGGACGGTCGGAACTCTGAATTATTTTGCGGCGGTGCATCAACAGCAGTGATTGTTCTTCCGAGCGTTGAAAAAAGGGCCCTTCTTCGATAATCACAACTCAAGCCATTTGCAAGCCTGCAAACTTGGGATGTTCAAGGCGTGACGTTGCCTTCGTGCTAAGGGGAGAGTCAGGAAATTTTTCGATGCAGTCCCGATAATACATGCTGGCGGCATTGATATGATCCATGCTCTCTAGAATTCGGGCGCACTGAAAAAGAGCTCTCTCCAGCATTGCCGGTGGTGTCAGTTTATTTTGACAGACAGATTCCAGGCACTGGGTCGCTGCCTCTAAATCGTCATTGCGATGATAAATATTTGCCAGGCGGAACATGGTGTCCGAATCAAGCCCTTTGTAATAGACCTTGTAATATTCATGGAAGACCATCATTGCTTCTTCCTGATTCTCCAGGATTAATTTTGGAATCACTTTGCGATAGAGATCATTCCCCTCTTCCGTTGCGGTAAACTTTGAGCGCAATCGCGCCAGCAGCAGGAGAGCCTCCGTATTTTCGGGATCTTTTGTCAGCAGCAAGCGCAGGGATTCTTCACCTTTTTCAAGGTCACCGGCACCGATTTGAGCATTGACTGCCTGACTGCCGAGTTCAATATGACGTTCCAGAATGGCCTCCTTGTTAATGCGGAACATCATCGCCAGCAGGGTTCCGCACAGGATGCCCCCGATATGAGCCCAATGCCCGACGTTTGAACTGCTCGATCCTTGAACCTGCTCGATTCCGCCACTAAGGTCGGCTAGGAAAAAGAGGCCGATGATGACCAGGGAGTTCAGCCGTATTTTCAGACTGACCGGAAGAATCAGGGAAAAGATTCCCAGAATCGGTAACGGGAAGACCATGCTTTTAAAATAACAACGTACCGCAAAAATCCCCATGACCCCGGCAATGGCGCCAGAGGCGCCCAGGATGTGAGCAGGCGAGCCTGTCAATTGGCAGCTCAGCAGGTACAGTAGATTGCCGCAGATACCGCTGATCAGGTAAAAGGCAAATAAGCGCCACGGACCGATACGTCTTTCGACCATGGTCCCGACTGCCCAGAGGAAGAGCATGTTGCCCCACAGATGGCCTTGCCCGGAATGGAGAAAGAGAGATGTGAAGAGGCTGAGCGGAACATTGACCGGAGTCGGGGCATAGGGGAGAAAGATCAGGTTGTTACTGATCAACTCGGGGGAGACAGATAGCTCGAACAGATAGAAAATCAGTATGTTGGCAAGGATCAAGCCGTAGGTCACCAGCGGAATGTACTGTTGCTGCCGTTCCTCTTTGGCATACATGACCGGCATGAAAGTTATGTGCTCGCTCAGCAGTTGCGTGGCTGATTGGCCTGTGACTGTGGCCTGCAGCCGGATGTAAAGCAAAAACACGACCGGGAATAACAGCATGAAGAGCGGTAGAAAATTGCTGAGCAGTTCTTGCACGAGGATAATCAGGCTGATGACGGCAAACGCTTTAAGAATGAACAGTTGCTCGGGATGGACTTCAAAATAGGTTTTGGTGGTTTCCTCCGGCCTGGCTTGATCAGGATCATCCATGGCTGCGCGACGCGCCTTAACTGCTTCGTAACGGGCAAAAATCACCCCGCATTGCTGACAGGTATCTTCGGTCTGGTTGGCGCTGAAACATTTCGGGCAAGTTCGGCCTGCGGGAGGGGCCACGTGGGTGGGTTCGGCCTGGGGAATGGTCTGAGTTTGTTGCCTTGCAGCAGGAGAGGTTTCCGCTATAACGTCACATAACAGGCCGAACTGATCAAAATAATTTTTATAGCGATTGGCTTTGACCTCATCCAGCCCTTTCTTCAGGATGACTTTTCTTCCGGAGAGGATTTTTTCAATCGCCGCGGGCTGGTATCGACATTTTTGCTCCAGGTTTATTCGTGCTTCCTTTTCGTCGGTGTCTAAGGCCAAGTTGCCGCTGAAGACAACCTTGTAGGTTTTGTCGCTCATTTATTTACTCGTTGTGTTAGGGGTAACGACGTGCCTTATTCATGGTTCCCTGATCGTTTGGGGCAGGCTAGTGAAAGGAACCATCCACCGATTCAGGATCAAGAAAAATCCTGTTTTGTCGGCGACGAGTGTTTTTCAGATAGGGGGGGAAAGAAAATAAGATTTACTCGTGGTAAAACATAAAAAAAGCCGCAGGCAAATCCAATTTGCTCACGGCTTTTAATTTATTTTGATCGATCTTTGCAAGTCCCCACCTCCAAGAAACATCAACCTTGAAGCTAAACTAATAAAAATAATCGTACAATTCAAGAATTAAATTGGTCTATCCATACGTTCCCCTTTTGCCGGCAGAAGCGGAAGAGTGATGACAATCTGACAGCGTCGTCCAGATTTTTAGCTCTCAATCATATTGAGTCAGGGCTATTTCCTGATGACTTCGAACGCAGAATGCATGTTTTCGTCAGATTGCTCATGGCTGTCGGGGGGGGGGGGGGGACAGGTTGGTTTTACCAGGAACACGCCGACTGACAGCGCTGGCGCTGGCGCAGAAGATGACAACCCTGCAGCAACAACTCTGTCGTTCTCTCATGGTATTTTTGTCGAAGGAAATCAGCTGATTGTGGCGGATTCAGGAAATTCTCTTAACCCTGTTTACGAAAGACAATCGTTCTAATTTTGCATGATGTTCCGGACAAGCCGCAAGTTCTTGTCCGGAACATCTGCTTTGATCTGCTCCCTCCTGAATGTATTGACGCTTCAGATCTCTTGGATGCTGGCCCGGCCCACTACGCTTAGCGTTCCAGAGCTTCTTCTATATTCATATTCCCCTGCCTCAGATTCACGATCAATCCTTTGGTGGAATTATTCGCCAGGCAATACAGTGCCGCAGCAGCGACATCGGCACGAGGAATGATTCTTTCATCGGGAGTGGCCGGAAGATTGATACTCACCTTCCCGGTGCCCGGTTCATCCGTCAACCTGGCCGGGCGCAGGATGCTGTAGGGCAAAGCGCTGTTTTTGAGATACTCATCGGCGGCAAATTTGGCGACCAGGTAATGTTTGATGGCCGCAGGTCCTTTGTCGGGGTCGGCAGCGTTCATGCTGCTGATCATGACCACATGGTCAAGCCCTTTTTCTTTGGCGTAGTTGACGGTTTTGATCGCACCCCACAGGTCGACAAGCAGGGTCTTGTCGGCGCCGGTCGCTCCCCCTGAACCGGCGCTGAAGACCACCTTGTCGCAATCCTCAAAGGCAGTTGAAAAGTCACTTTCCAGATCGCCAAGAACAGCTTCGACACCAAGTTCATTAAATGCCCGGATCTGTTCCGGGGTCCTGACCATGACCCGAAAAGGCAGGTCTTCTTTGACCAACAGTCGGGTCAGAAGCTGGCCGATTTTGCCGTTGGCGCCGAGGAGAAGGATTTTTTTCATGAATTGGCTCCTTGTTTAATCGATTGTCTTTAGGGGGTAAAAAATAGGTTTGCCGGGCTTTGGGAAAGGATAGCATGGGAGAGTGTTTTGTGGAGCTGTCGATGGCCCAATCCCCCTTAATCCCCCTTTGCTAAAGGGGGAAATGAAACAGGCAGAAATTTCTTTATGATTGATGGGATGGGGGTGACGTGGCCTGTCAACCACCAAGCCAAACTCCCCCACGAAGAGACATAACGTCGTTGACTGCTCAAAACAGCAAAGCCCCTGCGAAAAGGGGCTTTGGAAAAATGGTCCTTCTCATTGCAGAGAAGGCTCTATGTTAATCCGTCCTTCAATGTCTGATCTCAATCTTCTTCGGTTTGGCGGCCTCAGCTTTGGGGATGATCAGCTTAAGGACACCGCTGTTCAGCTCAGCCGTGGTTTTGTCGGCATCGATACGGTCAGACAGTTTGAATTGACGGTAGTAGTTGGCGGAAGAAAACTCCCGCAACAGGGCTTTGCCCTTGGTCTCGCCATGCACTTCTCCTTTGATGGTCAAAACTCCATTCTCCAGGTTGATGTCGAGCCCGTTCTTGTCGACCCCGGGCATGTCAGCCAAAAGGGTCAGGTTTTCTTCGGTTTCAAATATGTCGACGGCGGGCACCAGCGTCCGTCCGGTCGAACGGGTTGCCTCACGCGGTTCAAGATTGTTGTTATGATATTTTGCCATTTCTTGCGCAGTCATGGTTGTCCTCCTTACTCCTGGTTATTTATGACTCTGTCCGTTGGCCATTGCGGTGTTCGGGATATGGTTAATTGGCGCGGACAGAGATTTTTTTAGGTTTTGCCTGTTCCTGCTTGGGCAGCGTGATCAGCAGCAAGCCGTTGCGATATTCGGCATCAACCTTGCCGGAGTCGATATTGTCCGGCAGTTCGATACTGCGCATGAACTTGCCTGCGCCCCGTTCATGGCGATGCCAGGTGCCGTTCTCGATCTTATGCTCCTTGCGCTCACCGGACAGGGACAACGTGCCCTGCATGACATTGAGGTCAAGATCCTGCGGATCGATTCCCGGAACCAGGGCTTCAACATAATAGTTGTTTTCGTCCTCACTCAGGTTGAAGCGCGGATAATCGCCTGTGCCGATTCCCGGCAGGAAGGACGGCTGAGTGAAGCCCATGCCGACGCCGCGAAACGCGTTATCAAGTTCCCTGCGAAGTTTATCCATTTCCTGAAACAGATCCCATTGTGCCATAGCGTCCTCCATCTTTATCGTTCTCTTCGAATGTTCAATTTTCCGCCGGCTATTGTGCCGTGCTGCCATTCTCAATATCAAATCCTGTGCCAAGCCGCAGAGATTTTTGTACTGCAAAAAAAATCATTTAATTCAGATGGTTATCTGCAGCAGTGCGGAACTGAAAATATTGGCTGACGGGTGGGTGTCGCAATGGACTGTCGCAGCACTGTCGCCTGCGACAATCGTTGGAACGTCGCACCCCGGTCTCACCAGCTGGCAACCTGCCGGATTTGTTGACATCTCTTTTTGGCACGGCTTTTGAGAAGAATAAGCGTCAGAACGTCATTCAGTGTGACCGGCGTTTAACATATAGGAATAAGAATCGGAGGTTAACCAATGGGAAAAATAATCGGAATTGATTTAGGAACAACGAATTCATGTGTTGCCGTCCTTGAAGGCGGCAAACCGAAAGTCATAGAAAACAGTGAAGGGGCGCGCACTACGCCGTCTATTGTGGCTTATGCCCACGGGCATGAAGTCCTGGTCGGCCAATCGGCCAAACGGCAGGCGATCACCAACCCCCGCAACACCCTGTTTGCCATCAAACGGCTGATTGGGAGGCGCTTTGACGATAAGATGGTCGTCAAGGATAAAGACATGGTTCCCTATCTGATTGTGCGGGCGGATAATGGTGACGCCTGGGTGGAGGCTGGCAATAAGCGGGTCTCCCCGCAGGAGATCTCCGCCAAAATTCTGCAGAAAATGAAGAAAACAGCTGAGGATTATCTGGGTGAGCCGGTCAGCGAAGCGGTGATTACCGTGCCGGCCTATTTTGATGACTCGCAGCGGCAGGCAACCAAGGACGCCGGTAAGATCGCCGGGCTTGAGGTGAAGCGGATTATTAACGAGCCGACCGCCGCGGCGCTGGCTTACGGGCTTGATAAGAAAGGCGATCAGAATGTGGTGGTCTATGACCTCGGCGGTGGGACTTTCGATGTCTCGGTGATCGAAATTGCCGATGTTGACGGCGACCAGCAGTTCGAAGTGCTGGCGACCAATGGCGATACCTTTTTGGGCGGAGAAGATTTTGACAACCGGCTGATCGAGTTCATTATTGAGGAGTTCCGGAAAGAGCAGGGGATCGATCTGCATGGTGACCAGATGGCCTTGCAGCGTTTGAAAGAAGCGGCGGAAAAAGCCAAGATCGAACTGTCGTCCACGGAACAGACCGATATCAATCTGCCGTTCATTACCGCGGATGCCAGCGGGCCTAAACATTTAAGCCTCAAGATGACCCGGGCGCGATTTGAGTCGCTGGTCGCGGACCTGGTTGAGCGGACCATCGAGCCCTGTCAGCAGGCCCTCCGGGACGCCGGTCTGAGCGCTGCCAAGATCGATAGCGTGATCCTGGTTGGCGGCCAGACCCGGATGCCGCTGGTGCAGCAGAAGGTCAAGGAATTCTTCGGCAAAGAACCGCGCAAGGATGTCAATCCGGACGAGGCGGTCGCCATCGGCGCCGCGGTTCAGGGCGGTGTGCTCAGCGGCAGCGTCAATGATGTGCTGCTCCTTGATGTCACCCCGCTGTCCCTCGGCATCGAAACCCTGGGCGGGGTCATGACCAAATTGATTGAGAAGAATACGACGATTCCGGCCAAGGCGAGCGAGGTTTTTTCCACCGCTGAAGATAATCAGTCTGCCGTGACCGTGCATGTCCTGCAGGGCGAGCGGGAACAGGCGGTACACAATAAACTGCTTGGGAAGTTCAACCTGGAAGGCATTCGGCCGGCTGCCCGCGGACTGCCGCAGATCGAGGTGACCTTTGACATCGATGCCAACGGTATCCTCAATGTTTCAGCCCGGGACAAAGATACCGGTAAACAACAGTCGGTGGTGATTAAAGCTTCCAGTGGGCTGAGTGAGGCAGAGGTTGAGCGTATGGTTCGCGAAGCCGAAGAGCACGCCGCCGAGGACCGGCGTTTCCATGAGCTGGTG
The Pelobacter seleniigenes DSM 18267 DNA segment above includes these coding regions:
- a CDS encoding DUF1326 domain-containing protein codes for the protein MGSQWKIDGTYFETCNCDAACPCVFLSAPTTGDCTALVGWHIASGHFGDLDLHDLNAVMAVHSPGHMAEVPWQAALYVDSKGDSAQQDALTRIFSGQAGGHPAMLASHVGDFLGVKSVAIEYQGSGKKRSLNISGIAAAEIEAISGQGGGETTVAGHPLCIAPGFPLVVARSSQVHYDDHQLHWEMSRKNGFYSPFAYHG
- a CDS encoding DUF2182 domain-containing protein, coding for MSTAEQVYSRDRALVLGGLAGLCLLAWLYLFYLGWMMGRMPTTMAEPQLQGWTLAEAMLCFVMWAVMMVGMMVPSAAPMVMVFARTCRQRSCQGEPYVPTGLFVFGYLLIWALFSLLATTAQWGLHVTAQFSPTMLKSTSPLLGSAILVAAGVFQWTDLKQRCLRHCRSPLNFLLNEWRDGRQGAVIMGLRHGIFCLGCCWALMGLLFVTGVMNLLWVALISIFVLAEKVLPFARWISGIAGGLLVGWGIWLLTI
- a CDS encoding M15 family metallopeptidase yields the protein MMKIPYRYWLLLLLLLLIGCSPLRIDSQLSREQAIYSHQPPDVNADIQQQLVVVAVRYYGFDGNLHQGQVVIHQTLANDIRNIFETIRISRFPIASALPIAHPLIQEKGPYGLSADTDNSSGYVWRPVVVGARLSMHALGLAIDINPRQNPYSKGALIIPPGAAYVPSAPGTLTAESAVVQAFKQAGWEWGGNWTQGSIDYMHFQKLPAELKSWVTRYRQPSPLEK
- a CDS encoding sensor domain-containing protein, with protein sequence MNKRSQYQLLQAVLNTMSEVMYLQDREHHIIHMNEAGYRYFGSRSRDIIGKKCYSLFDLQAPCLNCPCEEVFQSKQPLRKDFFHTEHGKWLSMSVSPALDDTGELNELLVLFKDITSQKLHEKITDTYGQEMKLLVNRMPLGCITWDKNFKVAHWNKAAEKIFGYSEAEAFGKHPYDIIVPPEMIPKTDEVKAKLMAGDETAHRRGKNRTKTGQEIICDWTNTPLRDETGQVRGVLSVVQDVTRAVRNADLLTYQATHDSLTDLPNRHWFKALLDQRLAEARTKGEKFAIALMDLNKFKEINDTLGHQAGDQLLKDLAARFKKKLANIEVARLGGDEFVFLLPAYDDGHEIAQLAQRIIDLFGDPFYVMGLEITISTSLGISCYPEHGDSESELLRKADMAMYLAKGDIHDIRFYEKSQDLHSQEQLQLMSELHYAINNAQLMMVYQPKIALDNFRLVGYEALVRWDHPDKGMIPPNRFIPYAENSDIVAPLTQVIFTMCIRQWRKLADAGRPVPIAVNLSPRMLLDQGLPDLLQELFAEYAIPPGALEIELTETAIIADPNSAGKVLRRIVDLGISISIDDYGTGYSSLTLLNKLPIEALKIDMSFVQNMLCSEQDRIIIKSTVELAHGLGLNVIAEGVENQETLHALRLLGCDQAQGYLISRPLPAAHIVKDPSPQFSVLAQGATYAPVR
- a CDS encoding YciI family protein, with translation MYFLLFYDYVDNILELRTPFREAHLAHVQNYAKRGELLLGGAFANPADGAAIAFKVKDKSIIEDFVSNDPYVVNRLVPTWRIREWTVVVGSAS
- a CDS encoding rhomboid family intramembrane serine protease encodes the protein MSDKTYKVVFSGNLALDTDEKEARINLEQKCRYQPAAIEKILSGRKVILKKGLDEVKANRYKNYFDQFGLLCDVIAETSPAARQQTQTIPQAEPTHVAPPAGRTCPKCFSANQTEDTCQQCGVIFARYEAVKARRAAMDDPDQARPEETTKTYFEVHPEQLFILKAFAVISLIILVQELLSNFLPLFMLLFPVVFLLYIRLQATVTGQSATQLLSEHITFMPVMYAKEERQQQYIPLVTYGLILANILIFYLFELSVSPELISNNLIFLPYAPTPVNVPLSLFTSLFLHSGQGHLWGNMLFLWAVGTMVERRIGPWRLFAFYLISGICGNLLYLLSCQLTGSPAHILGASGAIAGVMGIFAVRCYFKSMVFPLPILGIFSLILPVSLKIRLNSLVIIGLFFLADLSGGIEQVQGSSSSNVGHWAHIGGILCGTLLAMMFRINKEAILERHIELGSQAVNAQIGAGDLEKGEESLRLLLTKDPENTEALLLLARLRSKFTATEEGNDLYRKVIPKLILENQEEAMMVFHEYYKVYYKGLDSDTMFRLANIYHRNDDLEAATQCLESVCQNKLTPPAMLERALFQCARILESMDHINAASMYYRDCIEKFPDSPLSTKATSRLEHPKFAGLQMA
- a CDS encoding SDR family oxidoreductase is translated as MKKILLLGANGKIGQLLTRLLVKEDLPFRVMVRTPEQIRAFNELGVEAVLGDLESDFSTAFEDCDKVVFSAGSGGATGADKTLLVDLWGAIKTVNYAKEKGLDHVVMISSMNAADPDKGPAAIKHYLVAKFAADEYLKNSALPYSILRPARLTDEPGTGKVSINLPATPDERIIPRADVAAAALYCLANNSTKGLIVNLRQGNMNIEEALER
- a CDS encoding Hsp20/alpha crystallin family protein, translated to MTAQEMAKYHNNNLEPREATRSTGRTLVPAVDIFETEENLTLLADMPGVDKNGLDINLENGVLTIKGEVHGETKGKALLREFSSANYYRQFKLSDRIDADKTTAELNSGVLKLIIPKAEAAKPKKIEIRH
- a CDS encoding Hsp20/alpha crystallin family protein, with the translated sequence MAQWDLFQEMDKLRRELDNAFRGVGMGFTQPSFLPGIGTGDYPRFNLSEDENNYYVEALVPGIDPQDLDLNVMQGTLSLSGERKEHKIENGTWHRHERGAGKFMRSIELPDNIDSGKVDAEYRNGLLLITLPKQEQAKPKKISVRAN
- the dnaK gene encoding molecular chaperone DnaK, giving the protein MGKIIGIDLGTTNSCVAVLEGGKPKVIENSEGARTTPSIVAYAHGHEVLVGQSAKRQAITNPRNTLFAIKRLIGRRFDDKMVVKDKDMVPYLIVRADNGDAWVEAGNKRVSPQEISAKILQKMKKTAEDYLGEPVSEAVITVPAYFDDSQRQATKDAGKIAGLEVKRIINEPTAAALAYGLDKKGDQNVVVYDLGGGTFDVSVIEIADVDGDQQFEVLATNGDTFLGGEDFDNRLIEFIIEEFRKEQGIDLHGDQMALQRLKEAAEKAKIELSSTEQTDINLPFITADASGPKHLSLKMTRARFESLVADLVERTIEPCQQALRDAGLSAAKIDSVILVGGQTRMPLVQQKVKEFFGKEPRKDVNPDEAVAIGAAVQGGVLSGSVNDVLLLDVTPLSLGIETLGGVMTKLIEKNTTIPAKASEVFSTAEDNQSAVTVHVLQGEREQAVHNKLLGKFNLEGIRPAARGLPQIEVTFDIDANGILNVSARDKDTGKQQSVVIKASSGLSEAEVERMVREAEEHAAEDRRFHELVAARNQAESLVYTARKSVEDAGPQLDSNLKGEVEAAIDGVEAVLTGNDKGRIEAATQTLHAAMSRLSAQAAPQGQPAGSGVDPAVHQAGDVVDAEFEEVDDAHGQNNNAA